The following are from one region of the Chloroflexia bacterium SDU3-3 genome:
- the yicI gene encoding alpha-xylosidase translates to RLKARGLHISAWINPYIAQRSPLFAEGAANGYLIKRANGDVWQWDLWQPGMAIVDFTNPAACAWFADKLRGLMAMGVDTFKTDFGERIPTDAVYFDGADPQKMHNYYTQRYNQVVFDVLEEGRGKGEAVVFARSATAGGQQYPVHWGGDNDSTFPSMAESLRGGLSLGLSGFGFWSHDIGGFEGMPNTALYKRWIAFGLLSSHSRLHGSSSYRVPWLFDEEAVDVLRQFTTLKCRLMPYLYARAVEAHTQGVPVMRAMLLEFPDDPASATLDRQYMLGDALLVAPVFSAEGKVTYYVPAGRWTSLLSGEELSGPAWRTETHGVLSLPLLVRPGTVLPLGANDQQPAYAYAEGVTLAVYAFADGDARTVTIPTTTGEVAATATVRRTGDTLTVAWDGPAGWALRLVGQAATAAQGGALATEGNDTLLTPAAGVSEVAITLA, encoded by the coding sequence CGCCTCAAGGCCCGCGGCCTGCACATCTCGGCCTGGATCAACCCCTACATCGCCCAGCGCTCCCCGCTCTTCGCCGAGGGCGCGGCCAATGGCTACCTGATCAAGCGCGCCAACGGCGACGTCTGGCAGTGGGATCTCTGGCAGCCCGGCATGGCGATCGTCGACTTCACCAACCCCGCCGCCTGCGCCTGGTTCGCCGACAAGCTGCGCGGCCTGATGGCCATGGGCGTCGATACCTTCAAGACCGACTTCGGCGAGCGCATCCCCACCGACGCCGTGTACTTCGACGGCGCCGACCCGCAGAAGATGCACAACTACTACACCCAGCGCTACAACCAGGTGGTGTTTGATGTGCTAGAGGAAGGCCGCGGCAAGGGCGAGGCGGTGGTGTTCGCCCGCTCGGCCACGGCGGGCGGCCAGCAGTACCCCGTGCACTGGGGCGGTGACAACGACTCGACCTTCCCCTCCATGGCCGAGAGCCTGCGCGGCGGCCTCTCGCTGGGCCTCTCGGGCTTCGGCTTCTGGAGCCACGACATCGGCGGGTTCGAGGGCATGCCCAACACCGCGCTCTACAAGCGCTGGATCGCCTTTGGCCTGCTGTCCTCGCACAGCCGCCTGCACGGCTCGTCCTCCTACCGCGTGCCCTGGCTGTTCGACGAGGAGGCGGTCGACGTGCTGCGGCAGTTCACCACGCTGAAGTGCCGCCTGATGCCCTACCTCTACGCCCGCGCGGTGGAGGCCCACACGCAGGGCGTGCCGGTGATGCGCGCGATGCTGCTGGAGTTCCCGGACGACCCGGCCTCGGCCACGCTGGACCGCCAGTACATGCTGGGCGACGCGCTGCTGGTGGCGCCGGTGTTCAGCGCCGAGGGCAAGGTGACGTACTACGTGCCCGCTGGGCGCTGGACCAGCCTGCTGAGCGGCGAGGAGCTGAGTGGCCCAGCGTGGCGCACCGAGACGCACGGCGTGCTGAGCCTGCCGCTGCTGGTGCGGCCCGGCACGGTGCTGCCGCTGGGCGCGAACGACCAGCAGCCCGCCTACGCCTACGCCGAGGGCGTGACGCTGGCGGTCTACGCCTTCGCCGACGGCGACGCGCGCACGGTGACGATCCCGACCACCACCGGCGAGGTGGCGGCCACTGCGACGGTGCGCCGCACCGGCGACACCCTGACCGTGGCCTGGGATGGCCCGGCGGGCTGGGCGCTGCGCCTGGTGGGCCAGGCCGCCACGGCGGCCCAGGGCGGCGCGCTGGCCACCGAGGGCAATGATACCCTGCTCACCCCGGCGGCGGGCGTCAGCGAGGTCGCGATCACGCTGGCCTAG
- a CDS encoding response regulator, which yields MRRVLCWHERHEAVVTTYHIIVTDDTDSVRGIITRIIARTYPSVRISAVADGADALAVFDHEGADLIITNNEMRRMGGLELIRAVRLRNDRIPIVMVSGNHSAQDDAFAAGVTLFVEKPFSTAELIRILQSLLPIN from the coding sequence ATAAGAAGGGTATTGTGCTGGCACGAAAGGCATGAGGCTGTGGTAACGACCTACCATATCATTGTCACCGACGACACCGACAGCGTCCGGGGAATTATTACACGTATTATTGCACGCACCTACCCATCGGTGCGCATCTCCGCCGTGGCGGATGGGGCGGATGCGCTGGCGGTGTTCGACCACGAGGGTGCCGACCTGATCATCACCAATAACGAGATGCGCCGGATGGGCGGCCTAGAGCTGATCCGCGCGGTGCGCCTGCGCAATGATCGCATCCCGATCGTGATGGTTTCGGGCAACCACAGCGCACAGGATGATGCGTTTGCGGCGGGCGTCACGCTATTTGTCGAGAAGCCGTTCTCCACCGCCGAGCTGATCCGCATTCTGCAGAGCCTGCTGCCGATCAACTAG
- a CDS encoding sodium:proton exchanger, whose protein sequence is MHHFQLLIDIAMALVAAFAGGLLARRLGLPTIVGYLLAGMAIGPFTPGFVGNIEDISQLAELGVIFLMFGVGLHFSLRDLWAVRSIAIPGALLQMGIAAALGFGMAQLWGWSIPASLVLGLAISIASTVVLLRGLMDSGQLNTQAGQVAVGWLVLEDLATILILVFLPVLFAGEGGITWQSAGVPLLKAAVFVAAMLLIGGKLLPWLLTRIAFTGSRELFILAVVAAAVGTAISSAELFGVSLALGAFLAGVVLGESSVSHQIGAEVLPFREIFAVVFFVSVGMLVNPSYLVANAGQVLALTALVVVGKAVITMLLGLVLPSSGRTILVVAAGLSQIGEFSFIVGQAGVGLGILSQDQYSLILASSLLAIVLNPLLFKLQPRAEALIQRVPWLWARLDRQGQMPDLAAPHMADHVVIVGYGRVGAHIVTVLQRLEMPYLVLESDARRAADFAQQGVPMLYGDAANSEILSHAGLAHARALVVTLPDEAAAEMVVGLARREAPGLPIIARAATQEGITRLSAQGVQDVIHPELEGGLEVVRHTLLTLGYPATQVQAYTDAVRHDQYDTTLSTDAERRSLDTLRKAMRGLDVAWRQLEPGSPALGQSLAEADMRAKTGASVIAIIREGQAMPNPTADTSLREGDILGVIGSPDQIAQLDTLLAPPASAPQQPAAPQQQPHTLPA, encoded by the coding sequence ATGCACCACTTCCAACTGCTGATCGACATCGCCATGGCGCTTGTCGCAGCCTTCGCCGGTGGGCTGCTGGCCCGCCGCCTGGGCCTGCCCACCATCGTGGGCTACCTGCTGGCCGGCATGGCCATCGGCCCTTTCACCCCCGGCTTTGTCGGCAATATTGAGGACATCAGCCAGCTGGCCGAGCTGGGGGTGATCTTCCTGATGTTCGGCGTAGGGCTGCACTTCTCGCTGCGCGACCTGTGGGCCGTGCGCTCGATCGCCATCCCTGGCGCATTACTTCAGATGGGGATAGCCGCCGCGCTGGGCTTTGGGATGGCCCAGCTGTGGGGCTGGTCCATCCCTGCAAGCCTTGTGCTAGGCCTAGCCATCTCGATCGCCAGCACGGTGGTGCTGCTGCGCGGGCTGATGGACAGCGGCCAGCTCAACACCCAGGCCGGGCAGGTGGCGGTGGGCTGGCTGGTACTGGAGGATCTGGCCACCATCCTGATCCTGGTGTTCCTGCCGGTGCTCTTCGCAGGCGAGGGCGGGATCACGTGGCAGTCGGCGGGCGTGCCGCTGCTCAAGGCCGCCGTGTTCGTGGCCGCCATGCTGCTGATCGGCGGCAAGCTGCTGCCCTGGCTGCTGACGCGGATCGCCTTCACCGGCTCGCGCGAGCTGTTCATCCTGGCGGTGGTGGCCGCCGCCGTGGGCACGGCCATCAGCTCCGCCGAGCTGTTCGGGGTGTCGCTGGCGCTGGGGGCCTTCCTGGCGGGCGTGGTGCTGGGCGAGTCGTCGGTGAGCCACCAGATCGGGGCCGAGGTGCTACCCTTCCGCGAGATCTTCGCGGTGGTATTCTTCGTGTCGGTGGGCATGCTGGTGAACCCCAGCTACCTGGTGGCCAACGCCGGGCAGGTACTGGCGCTCACGGCGCTGGTGGTGGTGGGCAAGGCCGTGATCACCATGCTGCTAGGCCTGGTGCTGCCCAGCTCGGGCCGCACCATCCTGGTGGTGGCCGCTGGCCTGAGCCAGATCGGCGAGTTCTCGTTCATCGTGGGCCAGGCGGGCGTGGGGCTGGGAATCCTCTCCCAAGATCAGTACTCGCTCATCCTGGCCAGCTCGCTGCTGGCGATCGTGCTCAACCCGCTGCTGTTCAAGCTGCAGCCCCGCGCCGAGGCCCTGATCCAGCGCGTGCCCTGGCTGTGGGCTAGGCTGGACCGACAGGGCCAGATGCCCGACCTCGCGGCCCCGCACATGGCCGACCACGTGGTGATCGTGGGCTATGGCCGTGTGGGCGCGCACATCGTCACCGTGCTGCAGCGGCTGGAGATGCCCTACCTGGTGCTGGAGAGCGACGCCCGGCGCGCCGCCGACTTCGCCCAGCAGGGCGTGCCCATGCTCTACGGCGACGCCGCCAACTCCGAGATTCTGAGCCACGCCGGGCTGGCCCACGCCCGCGCCCTGGTTGTGACCCTGCCCGACGAGGCCGCCGCCGAGATGGTGGTGGGGCTAGCCCGCCGCGAGGCACCCGGCCTGCCGATCATCGCCCGCGCCGCCACCCAGGAGGGCATCACGCGGCTGAGCGCGCAGGGCGTGCAGGATGTCATCCACCCCGAGCTTGAGGGCGGGCTAGAGGTGGTGCGCCACACGCTGCTGACCCTGGGCTACCCCGCCACACAGGTGCAGGCCTACACCGACGCCGTGCGCCACGACCAGTACGACACCACACTCTCCACCGACGCCGAGCGCCGCTCGCTCGACACGCTGCGCAAGGCCATGCGCGGCCTGGATGTGGCATGGCGGCAGCTTGAGCCGGGCAGCCCGGCCCTGGGCCAGAGCCTCGCCGAGGCCGACATGCGCGCGAAGACCGGCGCATCGGTGATCGCGATCATCCGCGAGGGTCAGGCCATGCCCAACCCCACCGCAGACACCAGCCTGCGCGAGGGCGACATCCTGGGCGTGATCGGCAGCCCCGATCAGATCGCCCAGCTCGACACGCTGCTGGCCCCGCCCGCGAGCGCGCCGCAGCAGCCCGCCGCACCGCAGCAGCAGCCCCACACACTACCCGCCTAG
- a CDS encoding DJ-1/PfpI family protein, which translates to MNTTHGLSVGMLLFPNLTQLDLTGPYEIFARMPNTKITLLGETMAPVRSDRGLSLLPQQTFDEAGQFDLIMVPGGPGVTPLMEHEPTLGFLRAQAAGARYTTSVCTGALLLGAAGLLRGYRATTHWMSLDLLPLFGAEPCEARYVVDRDRITGGGVTAGVDFALAVAAELYGRDVAQRIQLMVEYDPAPPFAGGTPATARPELLAQVIEQARPLQEQRREIAQRVASRL; encoded by the coding sequence ATGAATACGACCCACGGACTGTCTGTCGGGATGCTGCTCTTCCCCAACCTCACCCAGCTCGACCTGACTGGCCCCTACGAGATCTTCGCCCGCATGCCAAACACCAAGATCACGCTGCTAGGCGAGACTATGGCGCCGGTGCGCAGCGACCGCGGCCTCAGCCTCCTGCCCCAGCAGACTTTCGACGAGGCCGGGCAGTTCGATCTGATCATGGTGCCGGGCGGGCCGGGTGTCACCCCGCTGATGGAGCACGAGCCGACGCTGGGCTTCCTGCGCGCCCAGGCCGCTGGCGCGCGCTACACGACATCGGTGTGCACCGGGGCGCTGCTGCTGGGCGCGGCGGGGCTGCTGCGCGGCTACCGCGCCACCACCCACTGGATGTCGCTTGATCTGCTGCCGCTATTTGGGGCCGAGCCGTGCGAGGCCCGCTATGTGGTGGACCGCGACCGCATCACCGGCGGCGGCGTGACGGCGGGGGTGGATTTTGCCCTGGCCGTGGCCGCCGAGCTGTATGGCCGCGACGTGGCCCAGCGCATCCAGCTGATGGTCGAGTACGACCCTGCGCCGCCCTTCGCAGGCGGCACGCCCGCCACCGCCCGCCCCGAGCTGCTGGCCCAGGTGATCGAGCAGGCCCGGCCCCTGCAGGAGCAGCGGCGCGAGATCGCCCAGCGCGTAGCATCCAGGCTCTAG
- a CDS encoding DUF4157 domain-containing protein has product MSKSAARAASTSPSPSKANPTASAPSHDTAPARAAQPRIAQAIPAIHPLWTAPLFGLAQGIQAKLAISQPGDADEREADAVAEQAMQPAPAQPHIQRCACGGQIGPDGECAACKAQRRTATPAASIPSGAPPSVAAALRSPGQPLSAAVRSHLEPRMGADFSQVRVHTGTEAAQSARDLGALAYTVGHQIVFAPGQFQPDSHAGRRLLAHELAHVIQQGAAHSRLVVRRATPRIQRAMGTLCYNPGHAFAPNPLLASAFGIIAHKLIAADYLARMGAGASDVYFDDSFAGPIDPKFSRFIKRKNPGMGRFARAFIATTLKRPDMLIHDATRQEYEEVKPASLSGVTSGIRDLTIIDFYMNLIALPYVYGTSYTPSSHIPIGSTSVGGVPVEFSLGVWRYRSGLIVYQLCIRTDWLKVTLFAAVAALIALIIAFFPELSPILVPALAANDPEASPAQERSAIAQGDAAASPVAQAKLEVSQPGDPDEREADAVAERVMRSPDPQVESGAARDDAGEQAASPGSADDSETPIADISPDGAAEDGGGAQTRLPSAAAGPANESRPGGITLATDMATAPIQAKLAISQPGDADEREAEAVAEQATQAAPAQPHIQRCACGGQIGPDGECATCKARRAARATASAAAAQATVAAALRSPGQPLSAAVRSHLEPRMGADFSQVRVHTGTEAAQSARDLGALAYTVGHQIIFAPGQFQPGSPTGRRLLAHELAHVIQQGRAGVPRPPIQRQSVGGAAPATADEATPNRAIRMQVARERNVFWWNRLELASLQIIRTYNPTEQPIAYANRTLELQRLLRSRRLDQRTIHSRLDPDGIFGPRTFLVLRQIAQHQDEYAADIPAIQGAGFDIAWATSNPRGTALATVNALADVLRPRIIAQWPTRASSEAVLRFYRSNFYMIQRDRETIDRLLFPTGTPEGITREDRLEILSRVYGGTSLSGTAAILRVERAFLHPFDEQRTYESAQRKPAHAAYFRFRAILSEAVDDMTSTLGIQLPQNQTGREVQAQLATQQVLTPGHVYAGLVALYYLPALDETRRAEAVAAVLAARAAREQAIQENNQTAARQRADRLVALMDGPHDRLTWAFSVESVLREFLGQAHFFELVLDDLATRTGDDVSRLFTQVGESNHFTTIALLVRLALDTRYRSDARVQAAIRQLNTMRQSHQEHRYVIGQTPAVLLDGTDQLAVGQVAGDVRGAYLRDESVERLKAARQAELSQEMSRQSILQAGRIASGEDTATYTQEELARKITGDAVRAIGGIREEDRETIDYEESVRLLGVRQITVDGVEKYEVEYVTVYRENGGQWNEIADSRGWHSDSDFEYRLFMYRFSQNADVIQTTALIVSFGAVALLAWELGALAFLIELGGGPIAVGASISISALIYMVTHDHWTVEGFIVAGIQGYLAAVGFRLIAPVGGAVGRWILPATLAEASFLRLASAWLLSRAAVGGLTGLVGGPAALFVEDLARILMHGGGLSSLRAYLGSAALGFVLGIGFELAGSLLLAPIFRAGGRTSLQTIEAVVLQLREHRITPTQWLAESTGALSRLRGFLFANLDADIAQQIQRVIAEKILQVSNNYVTGVRVTIFRQIFELAEIELSRGAVAGLERMLAANAGRLTNDALVNLLRAAARSPGRANAFLSVLGASDNALIEQIITNNQLRILSEAETLLGLGSTRPPAEISALLRRFSASAEQAELFAQRLGRLREELRGPLLDALRDRGTAVSPATLLRMAESGTPLSSEMLNTLERLVRGTRSLPELEAALGAMSDPQVAAFLAMARTMGDAELAAFLEFNAMLGGRGFAQFVDELGLPIMRRLLSEIPDVGMLVTAFGGDDLRALIAAIEIDRLKRLLTNSSAAELQIFAQPQFLGLAALRSLGTDLNGAEVRALVGTYGPDTVRWAAEGLVGRQASLLLAQLSTPVPAGLRTITSSQARLLLSDYRPALLNQLAPSVSGQHLWEFRMAVGAESARRQALFRQGRGELDYLTRYGQALQAAGGPPRALTATSVTVDTQFIEYVHYARDKIARGQIPTQPEQTALNYYNQLVATHGPNLDLRVANQTIAEVGEHSVRRGVSFNQAPGRSALAIPPGARETQAYADLVAILERNAVGGGDAAAAAGDRSAVADAFFAVSQRGTPNDFVTFDRGIVNGLARIANINPQVAQANPFTVAITVQGRSFSLRVSFLR; this is encoded by the coding sequence ATGTCGAAAAGCGCAGCACGTGCAGCCAGCACCTCCCCCAGCCCATCCAAAGCAAACCCGACCGCAAGCGCGCCCAGCCATGACACGGCTCCGGCGCGGGCTGCGCAGCCGCGCATAGCGCAGGCCATACCCGCCATACACCCGTTGTGGACTGCGCCGCTCTTTGGCCTAGCGCAAGGCATCCAGGCCAAGCTTGCGATCAGCCAGCCGGGCGACGCCGACGAGCGCGAGGCCGATGCCGTGGCCGAGCAGGCCATGCAGCCAGCCCCAGCCCAGCCGCACATCCAGCGCTGCGCCTGCGGCGGCCAGATCGGCCCCGATGGCGAGTGCGCCGCCTGCAAAGCCCAGCGCCGCACCGCCACACCCGCCGCCAGCATCCCCAGTGGCGCGCCGCCCTCGGTCGCGGCGGCGCTGCGCAGCCCGGGCCAGCCGCTCAGCGCCGCCGTCCGCTCGCACCTTGAGCCGCGCATGGGGGCCGACTTCAGCCAGGTGCGCGTGCACACCGGCACAGAGGCCGCACAGTCCGCCCGCGACCTCGGCGCGCTGGCCTACACTGTCGGCCACCAGATCGTCTTCGCCCCCGGCCAGTTCCAGCCCGACTCTCACGCGGGCCGCAGGCTGCTCGCCCACGAGCTTGCCCACGTCATCCAGCAGGGCGCGGCCCACAGCAGGCTCGTGGTGCGGCGGGCCACGCCGCGCATCCAGCGCGCGATGGGCACGCTCTGCTACAATCCTGGCCATGCATTTGCGCCCAACCCCCTCCTCGCCTCGGCATTCGGGATCATTGCGCACAAACTCATAGCCGCCGACTACCTCGCTCGCATGGGTGCTGGAGCATCCGATGTGTACTTCGATGATTCGTTTGCTGGGCCGATCGATCCGAAATTCAGCCGCTTCATCAAACGCAAGAATCCGGGCATGGGGCGATTCGCGCGCGCCTTCATCGCCACCACACTCAAGCGGCCAGACATGCTCATCCACGATGCTACCCGGCAGGAGTACGAGGAGGTTAAACCCGCATCACTCTCGGGAGTAACCTCGGGCATTAGGGATCTCACCATCATCGACTTCTACATGAATCTGATCGCCCTACCCTATGTCTATGGCACATCGTATACGCCTTCATCGCACATACCTATCGGCTCTACAAGCGTTGGGGGGGTGCCGGTCGAGTTCTCGCTGGGCGTGTGGCGATACCGATCGGGCCTGATCGTGTACCAGCTGTGCATCCGCACCGACTGGCTAAAAGTCACCCTCTTCGCCGCCGTCGCCGCGCTGATCGCGCTGATCATCGCGTTCTTCCCCGAGCTATCGCCCATACTGGTGCCTGCACTGGCCGCAAACGATCCGGAGGCCAGCCCCGCGCAAGAAAGATCTGCCATAGCGCAGGGGGACGCCGCGGCAAGCCCGGTCGCCCAGGCCAAGCTCGAAGTCAGCCAGCCAGGCGACCCCGACGAGCGCGAGGCCGACGCCGTGGCCGAGCGGGTGATGCGATCCCCCGACCCGCAGGTCGAGAGCGGCGCTGCGCGAGACGACGCAGGCGAGCAAGCTGCCTCACCCGGCAGCGCCGATGATAGCGAGACACCGATCGCAGATATTTCGCCTGATGGCGCGGCGGAAGATGGCGGTGGCGCGCAGACGCGGCTGCCCTCGGCTGCGGCAGGGCCAGCCAACGAGAGCCGCCCCGGGGGAATTACGCTGGCCACCGACATGGCAACTGCGCCCATCCAGGCCAAGCTTGCGATCAGCCAGCCCGGCGACGCCGACGAGCGCGAGGCCGAGGCCGTGGCCGAGCAGGCCACGCAGGCCGCCCCAGCCCAGCCGCACATCCAGCGCTGCGCCTGCGGCGGCCAGATCGGCCCCGACGGCGAGTGCGCCACCTGCAAGGCCCGCCGCGCCGCAAGGGCCACTGCCAGCGCCGCCGCAGCGCAGGCCACAGTCGCCGCCGCGCTGCGCAGCCCGGGCCAGCCGCTCAGCGCCGCCGTCCGCTCGCACCTCGAACCGCGCATGGGGGCCGACTTCAGCCAGGTGCGCGTGCACACCGGCACAGAGGCCGCACAGTCCGCCCGCGACCTCGGCGCGCTGGCCTACACCGTCGGCCACCAGATCATCTTCGCCCCCGGCCAGTTCCAGCCCGGCTCGCCCACGGGCCGCAGGCTGCTCGCCCACGAGCTTGCCCACGTCATCCAGCAGGGCCGCGCGGGCGTGCCGCGCCCGCCGATCCAGCGGCAGAGCGTCGGCGGCGCGGCCCCAGCCACCGCCGACGAAGCCACGCCCAACCGCGCGATCCGGATGCAGGTGGCGCGCGAGCGCAATGTCTTCTGGTGGAATCGGCTTGAGCTAGCAAGCCTTCAGATCATCCGAACCTACAACCCGACCGAACAGCCGATCGCCTACGCCAACCGCACCCTTGAGCTGCAGCGCCTGCTGCGCTCGCGCAGGCTTGACCAGCGCACCATCCATAGCCGCCTCGACCCCGATGGAATCTTTGGACCACGGACCTTCCTGGTGCTGCGACAGATCGCCCAGCACCAGGATGAGTACGCCGCCGACATACCTGCCATCCAGGGGGCGGGGTTCGACATCGCGTGGGCAACCAGCAACCCACGGGGCACCGCGCTCGCAACGGTAAACGCGCTGGCCGATGTGCTGCGCCCGCGCATCATCGCCCAGTGGCCGACCAGGGCAAGCAGCGAGGCCGTGCTGCGATTCTACCGGTCGAACTTCTACATGATCCAGCGCGACCGCGAGACCATTGATCGCCTGCTCTTCCCCACCGGCACGCCCGAGGGTATAACGCGCGAGGATCGGCTCGAGATCCTCTCCCGCGTGTATGGCGGCACCAGCCTCAGCGGCACCGCCGCCATCCTGCGCGTCGAGCGAGCCTTCCTCCACCCCTTCGACGAGCAGCGCACCTACGAGAGCGCCCAGCGGAAGCCCGCCCACGCGGCGTACTTTCGGTTTCGCGCCATCCTGTCCGAGGCGGTCGATGACATGACCAGCACGCTGGGCATCCAGCTGCCGCAGAATCAGACCGGGCGCGAGGTGCAGGCCCAGCTCGCCACCCAGCAGGTGCTCACGCCAGGGCATGTCTACGCTGGGCTGGTGGCGCTGTACTACCTGCCCGCCCTTGACGAGACGCGGCGCGCCGAGGCCGTGGCCGCAGTGCTGGCGGCCCGCGCGGCACGTGAGCAGGCCATCCAAGAGAACAACCAGACCGCCGCACGGCAGCGCGCCGACCGCCTGGTGGCGCTGATGGATGGGCCGCACGACCGGCTGACCTGGGCCTTCTCGGTGGAAAGCGTGCTGCGCGAGTTCCTCGGCCAGGCCCATTTCTTCGAGCTTGTGCTCGACGACCTGGCCACCCGCACCGGCGATGATGTCTCGCGGCTCTTCACCCAGGTGGGGGAGAGCAACCATTTCACCACGATCGCGCTGCTCGTGCGGCTCGCGCTCGACACGCGCTACCGCAGCGATGCGCGGGTGCAGGCCGCCATCCGCCAGCTCAACACCATGCGCCAGAGCCACCAGGAGCATCGCTACGTCATCGGCCAGACCCCTGCGGTGCTGCTTGATGGCACCGACCAGCTGGCCGTGGGGCAGGTCGCAGGCGACGTGCGCGGTGCCTACCTGCGCGACGAAAGCGTCGAGCGGCTCAAGGCCGCCCGCCAGGCCGAGCTATCGCAGGAGATGAGCCGCCAGTCGATCTTGCAGGCTGGCCGCATCGCATCCGGCGAGGACACCGCCACCTACACCCAGGAGGAGCTGGCCCGCAAGATCACCGGCGACGCCGTGCGGGCCATCGGCGGCATCCGCGAGGAAGACCGTGAGACAATCGATTATGAAGAGAGCGTGCGGCTGCTCGGCGTGCGCCAGATCACAGTAGATGGCGTCGAGAAATACGAGGTCGAGTATGTGACTGTGTACCGCGAAAATGGCGGCCAGTGGAATGAGATCGCCGACTCGCGCGGCTGGCATAGCGACTCCGACTTCGAGTATCGGCTGTTCATGTATCGCTTCTCGCAGAACGCCGATGTGATCCAGACAACCGCGCTGATCGTCTCGTTTGGGGCGGTGGCGCTGCTGGCCTGGGAGCTAGGGGCGCTGGCGTTTCTGATCGAGCTTGGCGGCGGCCCGATCGCGGTGGGGGCCTCGATCTCGATCTCGGCGCTGATCTACATGGTCACCCACGACCACTGGACGGTTGAGGGCTTTATTGTAGCGGGAATCCAGGGCTACCTGGCCGCCGTCGGGTTCCGCCTGATTGCGCCAGTGGGCGGCGCGGTGGGCCGCTGGATCTTGCCCGCAACCCTCGCCGAGGCCTCGTTCCTGCGGCTGGCGAGCGCGTGGCTGCTCTCGCGGGCGGCGGTGGGCGGGCTCACCGGGCTGGTGGGTGGACCAGCGGCTCTGTTCGTCGAGGATCTGGCGCGCATTCTTATGCACGGCGGCGGGCTTTCCTCGCTCCGCGCCTACCTGGGCAGCGCCGCGCTAGGCTTCGTGCTCGGCATCGGCTTCGAGCTGGCAGGCAGCCTGCTGCTCGCGCCGATCTTCCGCGCCGGTGGCCGAACGTCGCTGCAGACGATCGAGGCTGTTGTGCTGCAGCTGCGCGAACACCGCATCACGCCAACCCAGTGGCTGGCCGAATCAACCGGCGCGCTCTCGCGGCTGCGGGGGTTCCTCTTTGCCAACCTGGATGCCGACATCGCTCAGCAGATCCAGCGCGTGATCGCCGAGAAGATCCTGCAGGTATCCAACAACTATGTGACTGGGGTGCGCGTCACCATCTTCCGCCAGATCTTCGAGCTGGCCGAGATCGAGCTTTCGCGCGGCGCGGTGGCTGGCCTGGAGCGGATGCTGGCCGCCAACGCCGGGCGGCTGACCAACGACGCGCTGGTGAACCTGCTGCGGGCGGCCGCCCGCAGCCCTGGGCGAGCCAACGCGTTTCTGAGCGTGCTGGGCGCCTCGGACAACGCCCTGATCGAGCAGATCATTACCAACAACCAGCTGCGCATCCTTTCCGAGGCCGAGACGCTGCTGGGCCTGGGCAGCACGCGCCCCCCTGCCGAGATCAGCGCGCTGCTGCGGCGGTTCAGCGCCAGCGCCGAGCAAGCCGAGCTGTTTGCGCAGCGGCTGGGGCGGCTGCGCGAGGAGCTGCGCGGGCCGCTGCTGGATGCGCTGCGCGACCGCGGCACCGCTGTCTCGCCAGCCACCCTGCTGCGCATGGCCGAATCGGGCACCCCGCTCTCCAGCGAAATGCTCAACACGCTTGAGCGGCTGGTGCGCGGCACCCGCAGCCTGCCCGAGCTTGAGGCCGCCCTGGGCGCAATGAGCGACCCCCAGGTCGCCGCATTTCTCGCCATGGCCCGCACCATGGGCGACGCCGAGCTGGCAGCCTTCCTTGAGTTCAACGCGATGCTGGGAGGGCGAGGCTTCGCCCAGTTTGTCGATGAGCTTGGGCTGCCGATCATGCGGCGGCTGCTGAGCGAGATCCCCGATGTGGGCATGCTGGTCACGGCCTTCGGCGGCGACGATCTGCGCGCGCTGATCGCCGCCATCGAGATCGATCGGCTCAAGCGCCTGCTCACCAATAGCAGCGCAGCCGAGCTGCAGATCTTTGCCCAGCCACAATTCCTGGGGCTGGCAGCGCTGCGCAGCCTCGGCACCGATCTGAATGGGGCAGAGGTGCGCGCGCTGGTGGGCACCTATGGGCCAGACACCGTCCGCTGGGCAGCCGAGGGCCTCGTAGGCAGGCAGGCTTCGCTGCTGCTGGCACAGCTCAGCACACCCGTCCCCGCTGGGCTACGCACGATCACCAGCAGCCAGGCAAGGCTTCTGCTGAGCGACTACCGGCCAGCGCTGCTGAACCAGCTCGCGCCAAGCGTGTCGGGCCAGCACCTGTGGGAGTTCCGCATGGCCGTGGGGGCCGAGTCGGCGCGGCGGCAGGCGCTCTTCCGCCAGGGGCGAGGCGAGCTTGACTACCTGACCCGCTACGGGCAGGCGCTGCAGGCGGCGGGCGGCCCGCCGAGGGCGCTCACGGCGACTAGCGTCACCGTCGACACTCAGTTTATCGAGTATGTGCACTATGCGCGCGACAAGATCGCGCGTGGGCAGATCCCAACGCAGCCCGAGCAGACCGCGCTCAACTACTATAATCAGCTGGTGGCAACCCATGGCCCCAACCTTGATCTGCGGGTGGCCAACCAGACCATCGCCGAGGTTGGCGAGCACTCGGTGCGGCGTGGGGTATCCTTTAACCAAGCGCCAGGCCGCAGCGCGCTCGCCATCCCGCCGGGAGCGCGCGAGACACAGGCCTATGCCGACCTTGTCGCCATCCTTGAGCGAAACGCCGTGGGGGGTGGCGATGCCGCCGCCGCAGCGGGCGACCGCAGCGCGGTGGCCGATGCCTTCTTTGCGGTATCGCAGCGCGGCACGCCCAACGACTTTGTGACCTTCGACCGAGGGATTGTCAATGGGCTGGCCCGGATTGCCAACATCAACCCGCAGGTTGCGCAGGCCAATCCCTTCACCGTCGCCATCACCGTGCAGGGCCGATCCTTCAGCCTACGGGTCAGCTTCTTACGTTAG